The DNA window CGGCAGCAAAGATTAGGCCGTGAAGGCGCATGCTGACCACCAGATCGGCCTTCCCCACCAGAGCCGCGTATTCGCTGGGCCGGTGACCTTCCTTTATTATAGTCGCCGCTTGGCGCTCGCGCATCCGGGAAATGATGTCTTCAGCCGCCTGCCGGTCGGGCGAGTTTTCCAAAGGTAGAAACGCCACCCGGGCTCCCCAGGCAGAGGCGGCATGGTCGGCAGCTTGGGCGATGGTCTCCTGGTACCCAGGGGGGCCAGGCCAGGAACGCAGGCAGAAGACCACCCAGGGCGAGGCTAATCCGTAAGCGCGCAAAAGCTCGGCCACTCGCTCCCGAGGCGCCAGGGTGGGGTCCAATGCCGGATCGGCGGTAATGGTAACCGGAGGCCGGTTAACCCCCAGCTCATCCAGCAACCGGCGGGAATCCGGATCCCGGACGCTTATCAGCACCGCCCGATTGGCCACCAGCCTGGTAAGCCAGCGGCCATAAGCGCTGGTGATGGGGCCGATGCCATGAGCGTAGAACATGAACGGGGTACCCAAAATCCAGGCCAGAGCGCAGATAATAAGGTAATAAGGCAAGGGTCCGGAGATGATGCCGGTGGGGTGGACATCCTGCAACAGCCCTCCACCGCCGCTGATGAGCAGGTCGGCCTGGCGCAGGGCCCGGATCTTGGCCCATAGGTCCCGCCGCCAGCCCCGGTAGATGGATTTGACCCCGTAGGCCTGGGCGGTTTCCTCAGGCCGGATGGAAAGGACGGTAACCTCCGCCCCCGGAACCTCCTCCCGCAGATGGCGGAGCATGGCCGAGAGGATGGCCTCGTCCCCGGCGTGATGGGCACCATAAAAGCCGGATATCACCAGCCGCAAGGGGCGGGAGCGTCGGGCCTGGCCGCCGGACAGAGGTCTAGGTTGGGTTAAGCCCGCCGAAGGAGCCGGGGAGACGGGGAAACCGGATGCGGGTAAGCCCGGCCCCGGTACCGGCGCTGATGCCGGCACCGGGAAGGGCGCTGGAGCAGGTGCTGCAGCCGGCGGCGCTAGCGCTGGAGCCACCGGCGGCGCTGCGAACTGCGCCGGTGCCGAAGCAGAGGGTATCTCCGGGGCCGAAGCCTGTAAGTGGGCTACTAGCCCCAGCCCGCCCTGGCCTTGGGACCGCCTGTCCTCGATAGCGGACTGGTAAACTTCGAGGAAGCGCTGGGCGGCGGCCTGGCTGGAGTGATGGGCCTCCACATACCGGCGGGCGGCCTGGCCGATGGATGCGGCCAGCGCCGGCTGCTCCCGTAAGGTATTGATGGCCCGGCTTAGGGCAGCTACATCCCGCTGTGGCACCAACCAGCCGGTCTTTTCGGGCTGGATGAGTTCTTTTAAGCCTCCAATACTGGAAGCCACCACCGGCAGGCCAGCCGCCATCCCCTCCAGAGCAGCTATGGAGGTAGCCTCCTCCACCCCGGCGGAAGTTACGGAAGGCACCAGCACCAAG is part of the Clostridia bacterium genome and encodes:
- the csaB gene encoding polysaccharide pyruvyl transferase CsaB, which encodes MGAGAPPTAASATPASAYTSAPVVLTLHGYMAWEAVSKGSIAAGSPAEKFFLDIEDQAYREADRIITVDTRLANYVKDRVGRTEGVTVIPNFIDLDSFDPLRLREAQARQAGQGWREKLRKRYGLPPNAYILFCPRRLTEKNGVIYPLLALPSLLALHPDYFLVYAGEGEGRQRLEEAIKRDRLSDHVRLLGALGRDAIEELYAASDLVLVPSVTSAGVEEATSIAALEGMAAGLPVVASSIGGLKELIQPEKTGWLVPQRDVAALSRAINTLREQPALAASIGQAARRYVEAHHSSQAAAQRFLEVYQSAIEDRRSQGQGGLGLVAHLQASAPEIPSASAPAQFAAPPVAPALAPPAAAPAPAPFPVPASAPVPGPGLPASGFPVSPAPSAGLTQPRPLSGGQARRSRPLRLVISGFYGAHHAGDEAILSAMLRHLREEVPGAEVTVLSIRPEETAQAYGVKSIYRGWRRDLWAKIRALRQADLLISGGGGLLQDVHPTGIISGPLPYYLIICALAWILGTPFMFYAHGIGPITSAYGRWLTRLVANRAVLISVRDPDSRRLLDELGVNRPPVTITADPALDPTLAPRERVAELLRAYGLASPWVVFCLRSWPGPPGYQETIAQAADHAASAWGARVAFLPLENSPDRQAAEDIISRMRERQAATIIKEGHRPSEYAALVGKADLVVSMRLHGLIFAAAQGVPAVALAYDPKVKAFMGRLHLRPYCLGLEDLKPSDANPLVEAMEKAWANRQEIKEDLSQRIPPLKELARENARLVARLLQVGSLGEVNPAGGAKALPKKRLMDRWL